A single region of the Vagococcus teuberi genome encodes:
- the pflB gene encoding formate C-acetyltransferase codes for MGYWDGFKGSKWRTTVDVRDFIQANYTEYKGDDSFLEPAADSTEKLWTKLQELFEVQHEQNGVYDMDNNIPATVTSHEPGYLIKEEEKIVGLQTDVPLKQAFMPFGGINMANNALVSNGYEVDDEMTNIFTNWRKTHNQGVFDAYTPEMRAARKNKIITGLPDAYGRGRIIGDYRRLALYGIDFLIAEKKKDLSNVGNKVMTDDVIRLREEVSDQIKALVDIKEMATYYGFDISKPAKNAQEAIQWVYFGYLAAIKSQNGAAMSIGRISAFLDIYIQRDLENGVINEAEAQELIDHLIMKLRMVKFARTPEYNQLFSGYPIWATLSIAGMGIDGRSLVTKNDFRILHTLTNMGPSPEPNLTVLYSSHLPEGFRTYAAKIAKESSSIQFENDDLLRANWGSDDCAIACCVSATVMGKDMQFFGARANLAKAVLYAINGGVDEVTKAQVAPRFRPMTGDTLNYDDFITRYKDILDWLAELYVNTLNVIHYMHDKYAYEAPQLAFMDTDLKRTFATGIAGISHAADSIMAIKHGNVQVIRDEDGLAVDYVPQNEFPTYGNDNEEADAMANWILDYFMTQIKRQHTYRNSTPTTSLLTITSNVVYGKATGNTPDGRRAGKPLAPGANPSYQDGKFLGEKNGLLASLNSTARLAYTSALDGISNTQTINPNGLGKDDDTRINNLRNVMDGYFDRGGYHLNVNVFTTDLLLDAQAHPEKYPNLTIRVSGYAVKFRDLTPEQQADVISRTAHDRM; via the coding sequence ATGGGATACTGGGACGGATTTAAAGGTAGTAAATGGCGCACAACTGTGGATGTTAGAGATTTTATTCAAGCAAACTACACAGAATACAAAGGTGACGACAGTTTCTTAGAGCCAGCTGCTGATAGCACAGAAAAATTATGGACAAAACTACAAGAATTATTTGAAGTGCAACACGAACAAAATGGTGTTTATGACATGGATAACAACATCCCTGCTACAGTAACATCACATGAACCTGGTTACTTAATTAAAGAAGAAGAAAAAATCGTTGGATTACAAACTGATGTTCCATTAAAACAAGCATTCATGCCATTTGGTGGTATTAACATGGCAAACAATGCTTTAGTATCAAATGGATACGAAGTTGACGACGAAATGACTAACATCTTCACTAACTGGAGAAAAACACATAACCAAGGTGTATTCGATGCTTACACTCCAGAAATGAGAGCCGCTCGTAAAAATAAGATTATTACAGGTCTTCCAGATGCTTATGGTCGTGGACGTATTATCGGTGACTACCGTCGTTTAGCATTATACGGAATTGACTTCTTAATTGCTGAAAAGAAAAAAGACTTATCTAACGTAGGGAACAAAGTGATGACAGATGATGTGATCCGTTTACGTGAAGAAGTGTCTGATCAAATTAAAGCATTAGTTGACATTAAAGAAATGGCGACTTACTACGGATTTGATATTTCTAAACCTGCTAAAAATGCTCAAGAAGCGATCCAATGGGTGTACTTCGGTTACTTAGCAGCCATTAAATCTCAAAATGGTGCCGCTATGTCAATCGGTCGTATATCTGCATTTTTAGATATCTATATCCAACGTGATTTAGAAAATGGCGTAATCAACGAAGCGGAAGCACAAGAATTAATTGACCACTTAATTATGAAATTACGTATGGTTAAATTCGCTCGTACGCCTGAATATAACCAATTATTCTCTGGATACCCAATTTGGGCAACCTTATCAATTGCTGGTATGGGAATTGACGGACGTTCATTAGTAACTAAAAATGATTTCCGTATCTTACATACATTAACAAACATGGGCCCATCTCCAGAACCAAACTTAACCGTATTGTATTCTTCTCATTTACCAGAAGGATTCAGAACTTATGCAGCTAAAATTGCGAAAGAAAGTTCTTCAATCCAATTTGAAAATGACGATTTATTACGTGCTAACTGGGGATCAGATGACTGTGCGATTGCTTGTTGTGTGTCTGCCACTGTTATGGGTAAAGACATGCAATTCTTCGGAGCTCGTGCTAACTTAGCTAAAGCAGTGTTATATGCAATTAACGGTGGGGTTGACGAAGTGACAAAAGCACAAGTTGCACCTCGTTTCCGTCCAATGACTGGTGATACATTAAACTATGATGACTTCATCACTCGTTACAAAGATATATTAGATTGGTTAGCAGAATTATATGTAAATACATTAAACGTTATCCATTACATGCATGATAAATATGCTTATGAAGCGCCACAATTAGCATTCATGGATACTGACTTAAAACGCACATTCGCAACTGGTATTGCGGGAATCTCTCATGCGGCTGATAGTATCATGGCCATCAAACATGGTAACGTACAAGTAATCCGTGACGAAGATGGATTAGCAGTTGATTATGTACCACAAAATGAGTTCCCAACTTACGGAAATGACAATGAAGAAGCAGATGCAATGGCAAACTGGATTTTAGACTACTTCATGACTCAAATTAAACGTCAACATACTTATAGAAACTCAACACCTACAACATCATTATTAACGATTACTTCTAATGTTGTTTATGGTAAAGCAACTGGTAACACACCAGACGGACGTCGTGCAGGTAAACCATTAGCACCAGGTGCTAACCCAAGTTACCAAGACGGTAAATTCTTAGGTGAGAAAAATGGTCTTTTAGCATCATTAAACTCAACTGCAAGACTTGCTTATACATCAGCTTTAGATGGTATCTCAAATACTCAAACAATTAACCCTAATGGTTTGGGTAAAGATGATGATACTCGTATTAACAACTTACGTAACGTAATGGATGGTTACTTCGATAGAGGAGGATATCACTTGAACGTGAACGTCTTTACAACAGATTTATTATTAGACGCTCAAGCTCATCCAGAAAAATATCCCAACTTAACTATCCGTGTATCTGGATACGCAGTTAAATTCCGTGATTTGACTCCAGAACAACAAGCAGACGTTATTTCTCGTACTGCTCATGATAGAATGTAA